CGCACATCTAACCTGGTATTTACTTGATTGATGATCCCAAGTCAATAACTTTGTTTTTCTATTCTCACAATAAAATGGCACTATTTAGTTAAAATTGAGGGAAGAATACGTTACAAAACTTAAAGTTTATCAACTTGCGTCCAAGTTTTGGATTCTCTCACAGATGGTAGCTAAACAAAATGACTGGTGTTAACTTGACTGCTTGGATTCTTGGTCCGGTTTTGGGAGTGATGACGTTTTTATTTATTTTCCGCATTATTCTAACGTGGTATCCCCAAATCAATCTCAATAGCTTGCCTTTTAGTCTAATCGCCTGGCCGACTGAACCATTTTTAATCCCACTGCGGAAGTTTGTGCAACCTATTGGTGGTGTAGATATTACCCCGATTATTTTAGTGGCGATTTTCAGCTTTATCCGAGAAATTTTGCTAGGTCAGCAAGGGTTACTGACCATGTTAGACAAGTAGTAG
The DNA window shown above is from Anabaena sp. WA102 and carries:
- a CDS encoding YggT family protein, which codes for MTGVNLTAWILGPVLGVMTFLFIFRIILTWYPQINLNSLPFSLIAWPTEPFLIPLRKFVQPIGGVDITPIILVAIFSFIREILLGQQGLLTMLDK